The following are encoded together in the Planctomycetota bacterium genome:
- a CDS encoding iron ABC transporter permease, whose translation MTSQRERFGWIMLALLCAAAIACRFLVGRDQSGQWTFGWPASDATEWRLGALISGLLGGAALSISGLLLQTLLRNPLASPFILGLSAGSQACVAGFYWIAAIGGPWLLMGGGVIPATAGALLALGVTLYFGRGKGGGIDPISLVLSGVIVGTVAAAIASLIEWMLPPEMRPALTGWALGRVPEVPPLSVSLVTGVAVGAGVFLGYRQGSMLDAMGLSDDESASIGVPVARVRLALVLGSSLLAAAATALCGPLAFVGLIGPHMARSCVGPRHRVAVLASAIAGSALLVAADAVRHFSPASTGRLPVGVICALAGGPFFLLLLRRGAARAWMR comes from the coding sequence ATGACATCGCAACGCGAGCGATTCGGATGGATCATGCTCGCGCTGCTGTGCGCGGCGGCCATCGCCTGCCGATTCCTGGTGGGACGCGACCAGTCGGGTCAGTGGACGTTCGGCTGGCCCGCCTCCGACGCGACCGAGTGGCGCCTTGGCGCGCTGATCAGCGGGCTGCTCGGCGGGGCCGCGCTCTCCATCAGCGGATTGCTTTTGCAGACGCTGCTGCGAAATCCGCTGGCGTCGCCCTTCATCCTTGGTCTCTCCGCGGGAAGCCAAGCATGCGTGGCCGGCTTCTACTGGATCGCGGCGATCGGCGGACCGTGGCTGCTGATGGGCGGCGGAGTGATTCCGGCGACCGCGGGGGCGCTGCTCGCCCTGGGCGTGACCCTCTACTTCGGCCGCGGCAAGGGCGGCGGCATCGACCCGATTTCGCTGGTGCTTTCCGGCGTGATCGTGGGCACGGTCGCCGCAGCGATCGCCTCGCTCATTGAATGGATGCTGCCGCCGGAAATGCGCCCGGCCCTGACGGGATGGGCCCTGGGCCGCGTTCCGGAAGTCCCGCCGCTCTCGGTCTCGCTGGTGACGGGCGTCGCGGTGGGCGCAGGCGTCTTCCTGGGATATCGCCAGGGCTCCATGCTGGATGCCATGGGACTCAGCGACGACGAGAGCGCGTCGATCGGTGTTCCGGTGGCGCGAGTGCGGCTTGCCCTGGTGCTTGGCTCGAGCCTGCTGGCCGCCGCGGCGACGGCGCTCTGCGGCCCGCTGGCCTTCGTCGGACTCATCGGTCCGCACATGGCGCGGAGCTGCGTCGGACCCCGGCATCGCGTCGCGGTGCTCGCCTCCGCAATCGCAGGCAGTGCGCTGCTGGTCGCCGCGGACGCGGTGCGTCACTTCTCGCCCGCCAGCACCGGCCGCCTGCCGGTGGGCGTGATCTGCGCGCTGGCGGGTGGTCCCTTCTTCCTGCTTCTGCTTCGCCGCGGCGCGGCAAGGGCG